Proteins co-encoded in one Malus domestica chromosome 09, GDT2T_hap1 genomic window:
- the LOC114827123 gene encoding auxin-responsive protein SAUR71-like, whose protein sequence is MGVRSSKLLSQLIGAQGLKRLKSSPSMTPKGYVPVCVGVDGNTKRFMVHTTLLRHAKFLELLYKSAEEYGFSNDGVLRIPYEASDFEEYWMIKSSKPKIYKVEPFKGFNMLMSICIVLLGLWNENYAHPFSL, encoded by the exons ATGGGGGTGAGAAGCAGCAAGTTGTTGAGCCAGTTGATCGGAGCTCAAGGACTGAAAAGACTGAAAAGCTCACCTTCAATGACACCAAAAGGTTATGTACCTGTTTGTGTTGGTGTGGATGGTAATACAAAGCGTTTCATGGTTCATACGACGTTGCTTCGCCATGCAAAGTTCTTGGAGCTGTTGTATAAGTCAGCGGAGGAATATGGTTTTTCTAATGATGGGGTTTTGAGGATTCCATATGAGGCCAGCGATTTTGAAGAGTATTGGATGATCAAAAGTTCTAAACCCAAGATTTACAAGGTTGAACCGT TTAAGGGATTTAATATGCTGATGTCCATTTGCATTGTTCTTCTGGGCTTGTGGAATGAAAATTATGCGCATCCTTTTTCATTGTGA